A region of Dermabacter vaginalis DNA encodes the following proteins:
- a CDS encoding AAA family ATPase, with protein sequence MKAAEWEKQSREEAPPTAQEGPAGQFQPVDWEKLLNGPIKPPEWLLWPLVERGQLASLYSAPKQGKSLLALEMAAAAAAGNPYFGRRANDPVDVLYLDQENTETDLRERLTDMGYSPRDLQRLTYLSFPPVPPLDTQNGGKQVAELAARFMPDLMVFDTLSKFIEGDENEAATWGRFYRYTALPLRRNGIAALWIDHTGKDAAKGARGSIAKAADVDTAFSLTYEPRKGTRTLKREHSRNGHAPEQVVLTVNMDPLRHAAITATESTQHAAIERLIAELDRLGLPNDTGGRKARTAFTEAGVKYSTEYLQVAIRERKKRLEEGGRDTPKTDTPRPHLSATPCT encoded by the coding sequence ATGAAAGCAGCTGAGTGGGAGAAGCAGTCACGCGAGGAAGCCCCGCCTACGGCCCAGGAAGGCCCCGCCGGGCAGTTCCAGCCCGTCGACTGGGAGAAGCTCCTCAACGGCCCAATAAAGCCCCCTGAGTGGCTTCTTTGGCCGCTCGTGGAACGCGGTCAACTCGCTTCGCTCTACAGCGCCCCCAAACAAGGAAAGTCACTCCTAGCCCTAGAGATGGCAGCGGCCGCCGCCGCGGGCAACCCCTATTTTGGCCGCCGCGCTAACGACCCCGTAGACGTGCTCTACCTCGACCAGGAGAACACCGAAACGGACTTACGCGAACGCCTCACCGATATGGGCTACAGCCCGCGAGACCTCCAACGCCTGACCTACCTCTCATTCCCACCAGTGCCCCCGCTAGACACCCAGAACGGTGGCAAGCAAGTCGCAGAACTCGCAGCGCGCTTCATGCCCGATCTGATGGTGTTCGACACCCTCAGCAAGTTCATTGAAGGAGACGAGAACGAGGCAGCCACCTGGGGCCGGTTCTACCGCTACACAGCCTTACCGCTGAGACGAAACGGCATAGCGGCCCTATGGATAGACCACACCGGCAAGGACGCAGCGAAAGGGGCCCGCGGCTCCATCGCGAAGGCCGCAGACGTCGACACCGCCTTCAGCCTCACCTACGAGCCACGGAAAGGAACAAGAACACTAAAGCGCGAACACTCCAGGAACGGCCACGCCCCCGAACAAGTCGTGCTCACCGTCAACATGGACCCGCTACGCCACGCCGCCATAACCGCAACGGAAAGCACACAACACGCCGCCATTGAACGGCTTATAGCCGAACTCGACCGGCTAGGACTCCCGAACGATACCGGGGGACGTAAAGCACGAACAGCGTTCACAGAAGCGGGCGTCAAGTACTCGACCGAGTACCTACAAGTCGCCATAAGAGAGCGAAAAAAACGGCTCGAAGAGGGTGGCCGTGACACCCCAAAAACAGATACCCCACGGCCACACCTTTCGGCCACCCCCTGCACGTAG